A single genomic interval of Granulicella tundricola MP5ACTX9 harbors:
- a CDS encoding rhamnulokinase, which translates to MPHPTDPRALIAIDLGAESCRVSLLRWIDSKPTLTLVHRFPNSPRETPQGLRWDLAHIKKGLHQGLTEAAALAPEGIRSIAVDGWAVDYVRLNESSVATADPYCYRDERTLASEAALHKIISADRMREITGIGILRINTLYQQSADTPDNQQRPWLNLPEYILHTLGARPVAEYTNATHTQMIDLATRTWSSEILTAASLPITTFPELVPPGTQLGRLTGPLAALPAYKDTILIAPATHDTASAIAGIPAHGDDWAYISSGTWSLVGTLLETPSNHPEAAADNFTNLGAAGGLTCFHKNVNGMWLIRQSIDFWCENGQTWTVQDLVAAAEKLPAPTDLLDVDDPDLLLPGHMPQRINKQLTTRSLPKIDENDAPAIANLIFHSLAARYAQVLIHIALHSGKTFRRLFLVGGGSQNLFLNRLTEAATGLQVHRGSQESSTLGNFAIQLASLETPEGTPITPAQISHWAQVLEHAPHTAPKN; encoded by the coding sequence GTGCCTCACCCCACCGACCCCCGCGCCCTCATCGCCATAGACCTCGGCGCCGAATCCTGTCGCGTCTCCCTCCTCCGCTGGATCGATTCCAAGCCCACCCTCACCCTCGTCCACCGCTTCCCAAACTCCCCCCGCGAAACCCCGCAAGGCCTCCGCTGGGACCTGGCTCACATAAAAAAGGGCCTTCACCAGGGCCTCACAGAAGCCGCCGCACTAGCCCCAGAGGGCATCCGCTCCATAGCCGTAGACGGCTGGGCCGTAGACTACGTCCGCCTCAACGAAAGCAGCGTAGCCACAGCAGACCCCTATTGCTACCGCGACGAGCGCACCTTGGCCTCTGAAGCCGCCCTCCATAAGATCATCTCCGCAGACCGCATGCGAGAGATCACCGGCATAGGCATCCTCCGCATCAACACCCTCTACCAGCAATCAGCAGACACCCCGGATAATCAGCAACGACCCTGGCTCAACCTCCCCGAGTACATCCTCCACACCCTCGGAGCCCGCCCGGTCGCCGAGTACACCAACGCCACCCACACCCAGATGATCGACCTCGCCACCCGCACCTGGTCCTCAGAAATCCTGACCGCAGCCTCCCTCCCGATAACAACCTTCCCCGAACTAGTCCCCCCCGGCACCCAGCTAGGCCGCCTGACAGGCCCCTTGGCCGCCCTTCCAGCCTACAAAGACACCATCCTCATAGCCCCCGCCACTCACGACACCGCCTCCGCCATCGCCGGCATCCCCGCCCATGGTGACGACTGGGCCTACATCTCCTCCGGCACCTGGTCTTTAGTCGGCACTCTCCTTGAGACCCCAAGCAATCACCCCGAAGCCGCCGCCGACAACTTCACCAACCTCGGCGCAGCCGGCGGCCTCACCTGCTTCCACAAGAACGTCAACGGCATGTGGCTCATCCGCCAGTCCATCGACTTCTGGTGCGAAAACGGCCAAACCTGGACCGTCCAGGACCTCGTAGCCGCAGCAGAAAAACTCCCCGCCCCCACGGACCTCCTCGACGTAGACGACCCCGACCTACTGCTCCCCGGCCACATGCCCCAGCGCATCAACAAGCAACTCACCACCCGCAGCCTGCCAAAAATCGATGAGAATGACGCCCCCGCCATCGCCAACCTCATCTTCCACTCCCTCGCCGCCCGTTACGCCCAGGTCCTTATCCACATCGCCCTCCACTCCGGCAAGACCTTCCGTCGTCTTTTCCTCGTCGGAGGCGGCAGCCAGAACCTCTTCCTCAACCGCCTCACGGAAGCCGCAACCGGCCTGCAAGTCCACAGGGGCTCCCAGGAATCCAGCACCCTCGGCAACTTCGCCATCCAGCTAGCCAGCCTCGAAACCCCCGAAGGCACCCCCATCACCCCCGCCCAGATCTCCCATTGGGCCCAGGTCCTCGAGCACGCTCCCCACACCGCACCCAAAAACTGA
- a CDS encoding sulfatase-like hydrolase/transferase: protein MKSVLRSASLAFALTTLYLLNLTGPLISPEHDLAFHFPAAASILFLPVLIDIALLFLVLTAVLLAAARNRRVQLVVWSILLLPIPAILLSTIASFSGKRVPQPLTLAFAFLPILALLFIAVRLRHLIPRFRRLRPAVESIFAFIAVSGLIIVAELLWFNYQARNNNAPPVLHVSTVSQPAPNRIIWLLLDELSYDQLYEHRYPGLQLPAFDRLAAQSSLLTHVEPANEFTRVAVPSLLTGEILEDTRQSSDGLHLGLKDDETAQWSRLDPANTVFADALAAHYSTSAVGWYEPYCRIFPSVLDHCFWIYGDDIPGGISARRTTSANVVASFQTLGRHVLENLHLGRTSEDQDQALRDVHGHRADYQALLTAGDAALADPSSTFLYLHMPIPHPFGFYDRRTHSFPDHQTSYLDNLALADEYLAHVRQILEKQAQWDNATVIVMGDHSWRTSFVWSVSPHWTPEEDLASHHANYDERPAYLIKLPHQQTPTRIGHRFEASHTRPLIKALLTHQLQTPADLTDWIDSQQ, encoded by the coding sequence GTGAAATCAGTTCTTCGTTCCGCGTCCCTTGCCTTCGCCCTCACGACCCTCTACCTACTCAACCTCACCGGCCCCCTCATCTCGCCGGAGCACGACCTCGCCTTCCACTTTCCCGCCGCCGCCTCCATCCTCTTCCTTCCCGTCCTCATTGATATCGCCCTCCTCTTCCTCGTCCTCACGGCCGTGCTCCTCGCCGCCGCTCGCAATCGCCGCGTTCAGCTCGTCGTCTGGTCGATCCTCCTGCTTCCCATCCCCGCCATCCTCCTCAGCACCATCGCCTCCTTCTCCGGCAAGCGAGTCCCCCAGCCCCTGACCCTCGCCTTCGCCTTCCTCCCCATCCTCGCCCTGCTCTTCATCGCCGTCCGCCTCCGCCATCTCATCCCCCGCTTCCGCCGTCTCCGCCCCGCCGTCGAATCCATCTTCGCCTTCATCGCCGTCAGCGGCCTCATCATCGTCGCCGAGCTCCTCTGGTTCAACTACCAGGCCCGCAACAACAACGCCCCCCCGGTCCTTCACGTCTCAACGGTCTCGCAACCAGCCCCCAACCGCATCATCTGGCTCCTCCTCGACGAGCTCTCCTACGACCAGCTCTACGAGCACCGCTACCCCGGCCTCCAGCTCCCCGCCTTTGACCGCCTCGCCGCCCAATCCTCCCTCCTCACCCACGTCGAGCCTGCCAACGAGTTCACCCGCGTCGCCGTCCCCTCCCTCCTCACCGGCGAGATCCTCGAAGACACCCGCCAATCCTCAGACGGCCTCCACCTCGGCCTCAAGGACGACGAAACCGCCCAATGGTCCCGCCTCGACCCCGCCAACACCGTCTTCGCCGACGCCCTCGCCGCCCACTACTCCACCTCCGCCGTAGGCTGGTACGAGCCCTACTGCCGCATCTTCCCCTCCGTCCTCGACCATTGCTTCTGGATCTACGGCGACGACATCCCCGGCGGCATCTCCGCCCGCCGCACCACCTCCGCCAACGTCGTCGCCTCCTTCCAGACCCTGGGCCGCCACGTCCTTGAGAACCTCCACCTCGGCCGAACCTCGGAGGATCAGGACCAGGCCCTCCGCGACGTCCACGGCCACCGCGCCGACTACCAGGCCCTCCTCACCGCCGGTGACGCCGCCCTGGCCGATCCCAGCTCCACCTTCCTCTACCTCCACATGCCCATCCCCCACCCCTTCGGCTTCTACGACCGCCGCACCCACTCCTTCCCAGACCACCAGACCTCCTACCTCGACAACCTCGCCCTCGCCGATGAATACCTCGCCCACGTCCGCCAGATCCTGGAAAAGCAAGCCCAATGGGACAACGCCACCGTCATCGTCATGGGCGACCACTCCTGGCGCACCAGCTTCGTCTGGTCCGTCTCCCCCCACTGGACCCCCGAAGAAGACCTCGCCAGCCACCACGCCAACTACGACGAGCGCCCCGCCTACCTCATCAAGCTCCCCCACCAGCAAACCCCCACCCGCATCGGCCATCGTTTCGAGGCCTCCCACACCCGCCCCCTCATCAAAGCCCTCCTGACCCACCAACTCCAAACCCCCGCCGACCTAACCGACTGGATCGACTCCCAGCAATAA
- a CDS encoding class I SAM-dependent methyltransferase, which produces MIAAPPLHTFRDPSGSVELRTDAIYRTVHAPHDEELLSFLATPLAATLVAQGRLVASEQIETSPTVLRHPRIAFPSYPWEWSPAEWLAAAELTLNLSLDLLAEGWILKDATPLNVLFNGPDPIFVDVGSIARLDTTQPIWFAYGQFIRTFLLPMLAYSRLGWPLSATIARRDGYEPEDLYAALPWTARLRQPALSAVTLPQFLASKKSSAAPIAPPKKKQDDPELVQHILRKTFTTLLGHMRRATPAPHASTWTGYTNALTHYEQQDRDAKLTFVAEALAQSSPTRVLDVGCNSGVFSNLAFEAGAEVVSIDTDQQTIDHLSITLRNSGKKILPLVVNLAHPTPAAGWRNQESRSFLDRTQGTFDTVMMLAVIHHVLLREQIPLDRIADLCAAITTRHLILEWVPPTDEKFLELVRGRESIFAPITEAAFRTIFAQHFSILREQTLQNGRILFHFTKPEPSKLEA; this is translated from the coding sequence ATGATTGCTGCGCCTCCCCTCCATACCTTCCGAGATCCATCCGGCTCCGTCGAACTCCGCACCGACGCCATCTACCGCACCGTGCACGCCCCGCACGACGAAGAGCTCCTCTCCTTCCTCGCCACTCCCCTCGCCGCCACCCTCGTAGCCCAGGGTCGCCTCGTCGCTTCTGAACAAATTGAGACAAGCCCCACCGTCCTCCGCCACCCTCGCATCGCCTTCCCGTCCTATCCCTGGGAGTGGTCCCCGGCCGAGTGGCTTGCCGCCGCCGAACTCACCCTCAACCTCTCCCTCGACCTCCTCGCCGAAGGCTGGATACTCAAGGACGCCACCCCTCTCAACGTCCTCTTCAACGGCCCAGACCCAATCTTCGTAGACGTAGGCTCCATCGCCCGGCTCGACACCACCCAGCCCATCTGGTTTGCTTACGGACAGTTCATCCGCACTTTCCTGCTCCCCATGCTGGCCTATTCGCGCCTCGGCTGGCCTCTCAGCGCCACCATCGCACGCCGCGACGGCTACGAGCCCGAAGACCTCTACGCGGCGCTCCCATGGACCGCCCGCCTCCGCCAGCCCGCACTCTCCGCCGTTACCCTACCCCAGTTCCTCGCCTCAAAGAAATCCTCCGCCGCCCCCATCGCGCCCCCAAAGAAGAAGCAGGACGACCCTGAACTCGTCCAGCACATCCTCCGCAAGACCTTCACCACCCTCCTCGGCCACATGCGCCGTGCCACCCCGGCTCCCCACGCCAGCACCTGGACCGGCTACACCAACGCCCTCACCCACTATGAGCAGCAGGACCGCGATGCCAAGCTCACCTTCGTCGCAGAAGCCCTGGCCCAGTCATCCCCCACCCGAGTCCTCGACGTAGGCTGCAACAGCGGCGTCTTCTCCAACCTAGCCTTCGAGGCCGGGGCAGAAGTCGTCTCCATCGACACCGATCAGCAGACGATCGACCACCTCTCCATCACCCTCCGCAACTCCGGCAAGAAGATCCTCCCCTTGGTCGTAAACCTGGCCCACCCCACCCCCGCCGCCGGCTGGCGCAACCAGGAGTCCCGTTCCTTCCTCGACCGCACCCAAGGCACCTTCGACACCGTAATGATGCTCGCCGTCATCCACCACGTCCTCCTCCGCGAGCAGATCCCCCTGGACCGCATCGCAGACCTCTGCGCCGCCATCACCACCCGCCACCTCATCCTCGAGTGGGTCCCACCCACCGACGAAAAGTTTCTGGAACTCGTCCGCGGCCGCGAATCCATCTTCGCCCCCATTACCGAGGCCGCCTTCCGCACCATCTTCGCCCAGCACTTCTCCATCCTCCGCGAGCAGACCCTTCAGAACGGCCGCATCCTCTTCCACTTCACCAAGCCCGAACCCAGTAAGCTGGAAGCGTGA